The following coding sequences are from one Pelmatolapia mariae isolate MD_Pm_ZW linkage group LG4, Pm_UMD_F_2, whole genome shotgun sequence window:
- the LOC134625442 gene encoding galectin-3-binding protein B-like, translated as MLTHQNLRTLWILLLLYTSARAYKFDILKTHHEPQEGDVRLFGSKNVSEGRVEIYHDGKWGTVCDDNWDMADARVLCRQLNFPGAKSIVTGKDYGQVPGPIWLDDINCKGTETHLFTCEFKGWGETDCTHKEDVGVVCETGSINVDINDSTHSLDHSIGLSDFLGQIFDDGNDCDFLIIVQSPTGSKREDGTPEISQKTICAHKIILSQIPFFNASVGITNITVNLSLPCQPHFTSFIRYIYTRKMDVTLSSALCLHQMASNFGLKQLMEDIGRLFSKILPEDSTFHNQVSFYKYAVETKDLVLEENCVQYMAWNYQNLTRSPAWSGLSVGLLRALLTRSDLVAPDEYFVLQSVERWISEKGNSTDLETQADLLGRIRFPMIPAEKLYVIESSSPLYSAHKTVYRDNMLKAFQFNVLLFSNLTKQKFGKENINYRPRIYTAEPWSIVLQLSSSETQSGQYNNNYNNYGYGYGYNPSYSQTRSKSFSTPVHNSLIFKDTVMSWQANIFINRYECSNYGVSCESFPVARLTPQSYISQSEILFRKRVLLVCQGEYVCQIQDFKSNMASISANATQVLPYPCPNDQFTYQIVVTPEYV; from the exons ATGCTCACACATCAAAATCTACGCACTCTTTGGATTCTTCTGCTTCTCTATACGTCTGCAAGGGCATACAAATTTGACATCTTAA AAACACACCACGAACCGCAGGAAGGTGATGTGAGACTGTTTGGCTCTAAGAACGTGTCAGAGGGCCGTGTGGAAATCTACCATGATGGGAAATGGGGAACAGTGTGTGACGACAACTGGGACATGGCTGACGCCCGGGTGTTGTGTCGCCAGCTCAACTTCCCTGGTGCCAAATCTATTGTGACTGGCAAGGACTATGGACAAG TGCCTGGACCTATTTGGCTGGATGACATCAATTGTAAAGGCACAGAAACACATCTCTTCACCTGTGAATTCAAAGGCTGGGGAGAAACTGACTGTACGCACAAAGAGGATGTTGGAGTAGTTtgtgaaacaggaa GCATTAATGTGGACATCAATGATTCTACTCACTCACTGGACCACAGTATCGGTCTGTCTGACTTTCTCGGCCAAATCTTTGATGATGGAAATGACTGTGATTTCCTGATCATAGTGCAGAGTCCTACTGGGAGCAAACGGGAGGATGGGACCCCAGAGATAAGTCAGAAAACCATCTGTGCTCACAAAATAATCCTGTCACAAATCCCATTCTTTAATGCTTCAGTGGGGATTACTAACATCACAGTCAACCTCAGCTTGCCCTGCCAGCCACATTTCACCTCCTTCATCAG GTACATTTACACCCGTAAGATGGATGTGACCCTCTCCTCTGCACTGTGTCTCCACCAAATGGCTTCTAATTTTGGGTTAAAGCAGCTGATGGAGGACATTGGCCGACTGTTTTCTAAAATCCTCCCAGAAGACTCCACCTTTCACAACCAGGTGTCTTTTTACAAGTATGCAGTGGAGACCAAGGACTTAGTGCTTGAGGAGAACTGTGTCCAGTACATGGCCTGGAACTACCAAAACCTGACCAGGTCTCCAGCTTGGTCCGGCCTCTCAGTGGGGCTTCTTAGAGCTCTTCTTACTCGCTCAGATTTGGTGGCGCCAGATGAATATTTTGTGCTGCAGTCTGTAGAGAGATGGATCAGTGAGAAAGGCAACTCCACCGATTTGGAAACACAGGCTGATCTGTTGGGACGCATTCGTTTTCCTATGATCCCTGCTGAGAAGCTGTATGTGATCGAGTCCAGCTCTCCGCTCTACAGTGCTCACAAGACCGTGTATCGTGATAATATGTTGAAAGCTTTTCAGTTTAATGTGCTCCTCTTCAGTAATCTGACAAAGCAAAAGTTCGGCAAAGAAAATATTAATTACCGGCCCAGGATTTACACTGCTGAGCCCTGGAGCATCGTTTTACAGCTTTCATCCTCTGAAACCCAGTCCGGTCAGTACAACAACAATTATAACAACTATGGCTATGGCTATGGCTATAATCCTTCCTACAGTCAAACCAGATCCAAGTCATTTAGCACACCTGTCCACAACAGTCTGATCTTCAAGGACACCGTGATGAGTTGGCAAGCAAATATATTCATAAACAGGTATGAATGTTCAAACTATGGTGTGAGTTGTGAGTCTTTTCCTGTGGCAAGGCTGACACCCCAAAGCTACATCAGCCAAAGTGAAATCCTCTTTCGTAAGCGGGTCTTGCTGGTCTGCCAGGGCGAGTATGTTTGTCAGATCCAGGACTTCAAAAGCAATATGGCTTCCATCTCTGCGAATGCTACTCAGGTCCTTCCTTATCCCTGTCCTAATGACCAGTTCACCTACCAGATTGTAGTGACACCAGAGTACGTGTGA